From Nitrososphaerota archaeon, the proteins below share one genomic window:
- the gcvH gene encoding glycine cleavage system protein GcvH — MSINEYEIREDCLYTGKHIWVKVEKGIATIGISDYAQKKMQEILTVELPHLNERIEAGEIIGSVGSIDSALDIISPVSGKIIDVNEELLDNPELINESPYDRGWIVKIEMKNEEELYGLMDHEDYRKYIEEIAEE; from the coding sequence ATGTCCATTAATGAGTATGAAATAAGGGAAGATTGTTTATATACTGGAAAACATATATGGGTTAAAGTTGAAAAAGGGATTGCTACAATAGGAATAAGTGATTATGCTCAAAAGAAAATGCAAGAAATATTAACTGTCGAACTTCCTCATTTAAATGAAAGAATTGAAGCTGGAGAAATAATAGGCTCTGTAGGTTCTATAGATAGTGCTTTAGATATTATAAGTCCAGTAAGTGGAAAAATAATAGATGTTAATGAAGAATTATTAGATAATCCTGAATTAATAAACGAATCGCCATATGATAGAGGATGGATAGTGAAAATAGAAATGAAAAATGAAGAAGAATTATATGGTTTAATGGACCATGAAGATTATAGAAAATATATCGAAGAAATAGCTGAAGAATAA